A genomic region of Pelodiscus sinensis isolate JC-2024 chromosome 1, ASM4963464v1, whole genome shotgun sequence contains the following coding sequences:
- the NHLH2 gene encoding helix-loop-helix protein 2: MMLSPDQAADSDHPSSAPSDPESLAGPDAKGLLGCCASDPEPVEEGGGEGKGGGRSGLHPQQLSREEKRRRRRATAKYRSAHATRERIRVEAFNLAFAELRKLLPTLPPDKKLSKIEILRLAICYISYLNHVLDV, translated from the coding sequence aTGATGCTCAGCCCGGACCAGGCGGCGGACTCCGACCACCCCTCCTCGGCTCCCTCGGACCCCGAGTCGCTGGCGGGGCCCGACGCCaaggggctgctgggctgctgcgcCTCGGACCCGGAGCCGGTGGAGGAGGGCGGCGGGGAGGGCAAGGGGGGCGGCCGGTcgggcctgcacccccagcagctgAGCCGCGAGGAGAAGCGGCGCCGGAGGCGGGCCACGGCCAAGTACCGCTCGGCCCACGCCACCCGCGAGCGGATCCGGGTGGAAGCCTTCAACCTGGCCTTCGCCGAGCTGCGCAAGCTGCTGCCCACCCTGCCCCCGGACAAGAAGCTCTCCAAGATCGAGATCCTGCGCCTGGCCATCTGCTACATCTCCTATCTCAACCACGTGCTGGACGTGTAG